In Cheilinus undulatus linkage group 16, ASM1832078v1, whole genome shotgun sequence, one DNA window encodes the following:
- the trib1 gene encoding tribbles homolog 1, translated as MNLQWSSPAPCIRTARVAHKRLDSDDQPPAKCARLSAEAGDTQGLLLGTSPGSPVSPQLPNPVTGTHQGPSRIGPFLLLPLADRESMHSAMNTDTGDELLCKVFKMGVYQEKIRPYGILPAHKNVAGIRDIILGERKAYVFLDKDFGDMHTLVKSCRRLDEEHACRLFRQVASSVAHCHQNGIVLGDLKLRKFVFSDEKRTRVRLESLEDCRVLEDPNDDSMSDTHGCPAYVSPEILSSSAPYSGKMADMWSLGVMLYTMLVGRYPFHDPDPATLFSKIRRGQCCLPEGLSPKAKCLLQSLLRKEPWERLTAAELLAHPWFHQPPSSQEVALGEQEVSSAEQMVPSFDVEEDDDLFC; from the exons ATGAACTTGCAGTGGAGCAGCCCGGCACCTTGCATCCGCACCGCGAGAGTCGCGCACAAGCGGCTGGACTCAGACGACCAGCCGCCGGCCAAATGCGCCAGGCTGAGCGCCGAAGCTGGGGACACACAGGGACTCCTTCTCGGAACCTCACCCGGATCCCCGGTCAGCCCACAGCTCCCAAACCCGGTCACCGGGACTCACCAGGGTCCGTCCAGGATAGGACCGTTTCTGCTTCTACCTCTGGCGGACAGAGAGAGCATGCACAGCGCGATGAACACCGACACAGGCGATGAGCTGCTGTGCAAG GTCTTTAAAATGGGGGTGTACCAGGAGAAGATCAGACCCTATGGGATCCTACCAGCCCACAAGAATGTGGCCGGCATCAGGGACATCATCCTGGGCGAACGCAAGGCCTACGTGTTCTTGGACAAGGACTTTGGAGACATGCACACCCTTGTGAAGAGCTGTCGCAGGCTGGATGAAGAACACGCCTGCAGGCTCTTCAGGCAGGTGGCTTCGTCTGTGGCACACTGCCACCAGAATGGCATCGTGCTGGGTGACCTCAAGCTGAGAAAGTTTGTCTTCAGTGATGAAAAAAG AACACGAGTGAGACTAGAGAGCCTAGAGGACTGCCGCGTCCTCGAAGACCCAAATGACGACTCCATGTCAGACACCCATGGCTGCCCCGCCTACGTCAGCCCGGAGATCCTCAGCAGCTCCGCGCCTTACTCTGGCAAAATGGCCGACATGTGGAGCCTGGGAGTAATGCTGTATACCATGCTGGTTGGCCGCTACCCATTCCACGACCCAGACCCGGCCACGCTGTTTTCAAAAATCCGCAGAGGCCAGTGCTGCCTGCCAGAGGGCCTGTCGCCCAAGGCCAAATGTCTGCTCCAGAGCCTGCTGAGGAAAGAACCCTGGGAGAGACTCACGGCGGCCGAGCTGCTTGCTCACCCGTGGTTCCACCAGCCGCCATCATCGCAGGAAGTGGCGCTGGGTGAACAGGAAGTGAGCTCGGCAGAACAGATGGTGCCGTCCTTTGACGTGGAAGAGGACGATGATCTGTTCTGCTGA